From Brachyspira pilosicoli, a single genomic window includes:
- a CDS encoding tetratricopeptide repeat protein, whose product MEIIYLYALIILGLLFATLVLLKTVILKKDKVKKPKALKKRIEELNKRLKQNQHDYDAIYQLANIEEEFGSKEKAVSMYKILLDENFFNSKEKIEMYKKLELICEELGDIEQAFKYTLIINKEEPENKYYYTKVAHTLVEEGYYKLAYEYYHRALVLKSEFSIEDFKYAAFASFQVKDYKKTIIYLEKLYKKMCKDINQYKLDIAKLMQSLVSIYILSDEINIAKTFIEEAFIYKAIDSDNRLYMNKIYLFILYKLDDNKKFTEIYNKLIDMYKINNDSIDIADLIFDYGFYSYFLKDIKSAINYFNIIKSFNIELYNVFNIDNILEYLRNVEIANSQLTKLYEEKKIYDSKYKNDNFENYIKKEYIDNWEKAISLWESSFIHLDYISNLVETKKTMNIEEVLKEFKLYDIVNHNVQEYQKTSAPSNKIDKIFNLSFSDFKKICQNIISSKLSYTIVQEYIDSADKIKGDEIDYLAYNNKMARVELTLISFRRWKKIDIGELSIRDFFMKVQESGAKNGILIVPAELTKSARSYVSHNESITVYSKHQFNNLLKGEIF is encoded by the coding sequence ATGGAAATTATTTATCTTTATGCTTTAATTATTTTGGGTTTATTATTTGCCACATTAGTGCTTCTCAAAACAGTAATATTAAAAAAAGATAAAGTGAAAAAACCTAAAGCATTAAAAAAACGTATAGAAGAATTAAATAAAAGATTAAAACAAAATCAACATGATTATGATGCTATATATCAGCTTGCAAATATAGAAGAAGAATTTGGAAGCAAAGAAAAAGCAGTAAGTATGTATAAAATACTATTAGATGAGAATTTTTTTAACAGTAAAGAAAAAATAGAAATGTATAAAAAATTAGAACTCATCTGTGAAGAATTAGGAGATATAGAGCAGGCATTTAAATACACATTAATAATAAATAAAGAAGAGCCTGAAAACAAATATTATTATACAAAAGTAGCTCATACACTTGTAGAAGAAGGATATTACAAATTAGCGTATGAATATTATCATAGAGCCTTAGTATTAAAATCTGAATTCTCTATAGAAGATTTTAAATATGCTGCTTTTGCTTCTTTCCAAGTTAAGGATTATAAAAAAACTATTATTTATCTTGAAAAACTATACAAAAAAATGTGTAAGGATATAAACCAATATAAACTTGACATTGCTAAGTTGATGCAATCTTTAGTTTCTATATATATACTTTCTGATGAAATTAATATAGCTAAAACTTTCATAGAAGAGGCATTTATATATAAGGCTATAGATAGCGACAACAGACTTTATATGAATAAGATTTATTTATTTATATTGTATAAGTTGGACGATAATAAAAAATTTACTGAAATATATAATAAACTTATAGATATGTATAAAATCAATAATGATTCTATAGATATCGCTGATTTAATATTTGATTATGGATTTTACAGCTATTTTCTAAAAGATATAAAATCTGCCATTAACTATTTTAATATAATAAAATCTTTCAATATAGAATTGTATAATGTTTTTAATATAGATAATATATTAGAATATTTACGAAATGTAGAAATAGCTAATTCTCAGTTAACTAAACTCTATGAAGAGAAAAAAATATATGATTCAAAATATAAAAATGATAATTTTGAAAATTATATTAAAAAAGAATATATAGATAATTGGGAAAAAGCTATTAGTTTATGGGAAAGTTCATTCATACATTTAGATTATATATCCAATTTAGTAGAAACAAAAAAAACTATGAATATAGAAGAAGTATTAAAAGAATTCAAACTATATGATATAGTAAACCATAATGTACAAGAATACCAAAAAACTTCTGCTCCTTCCAATAAGATTGATAAAATATTTAATTTGAGCTTTTCAGATTTTAAAAAAATATGCCAAAATATAATATCATCAAAACTTTCTTATACTATAGTACAAGAATATATAGATAGTGCTGATAAAATTAAAGGAGATGAGATAGATTATTTGGCTTATAATAATAAAATGGCAAGAGTTGAACTTACTTTAATATCTTTTAGAAGATGGAAAAAAATTGATATAGGAGAATTAAGCATTAGAGATTTCTTTATGAAAGTGCAAGAATCTGGAGCTAAAAATGGAATATTAATTGTTCCTGCTGAATTAACCAAAAGTGCAAGAAGTTATGTATCGCATAATGAAAGTATTACAGTATATTCTAAGCATCAATTTAATAATTTACTTAAAGGTGAAATATTCTAA
- the ade gene encoding adenine deaminase gives MTIEKLSKMIEVSSGKVLADLVIRNCKVVDPISATITDADIAIVDDYIVGVGSYNGKEVIDAKGSYATSGLIDSHVHIESSLCTPVNFAEVVIPFGTTLIITDPHEIANVCGIDGIKFMINSAKKSPLKCKFMLSSCVPAVGFEDSGAVLDSKIIEEFINDEDMFGLAEMMNAPGVLSCDKEVLKKLLAAINADKIIDGHGVMLGGKTVNAYRAAGVYTDHECVSAKDLKARIANGMYVLLRQGSAAQNLASLLQGVNQSNARRCAMCTDDKHLDHIIENGHISHNLKIAVEHGLDVFNAIAMATINAAECYRLKNIGLVASGYKADIVLFNDLKDFKTNKVFIDGKLVSENGKALFKVEKDDYNDNIFNTINIAPIKVEDIQIKLKSDEANVIRIVNKDLITEKSVRIVGFENGYFKYRKSVDILKLVVVERHKATGKIGLGLIENYKLKNGAIATSVSHDSHNIIAVGDNDEDIILAIKEIERCSGGITVVKNGKVLDTLQLKIAGIMSDESPNDIVKKIYSMHELAYNELNVNREIDPFMTLSFMALPVIPEIKLTTSGLFDVKEFNFINVSI, from the coding sequence ATGACTATAGAAAAATTATCAAAAATGATTGAAGTATCAAGCGGAAAAGTTTTAGCTGATTTGGTTATAAGAAATTGCAAAGTAGTAGACCCTATATCAGCAACGATTACGGATGCAGATATTGCCATTGTTGATGATTATATTGTAGGAGTGGGTTCTTATAATGGAAAAGAAGTTATTGATGCTAAAGGCTCTTATGCTACAAGTGGGCTTATAGATTCACATGTTCATATAGAATCATCTTTATGTACTCCGGTTAATTTTGCTGAAGTGGTTATTCCTTTCGGTACTACTTTAATTATAACTGACCCTCATGAAATTGCCAATGTATGCGGTATTGACGGCATTAAGTTTATGATTAATTCTGCCAAAAAAAGCCCTCTTAAATGTAAGTTCATGCTTTCTTCTTGTGTGCCTGCTGTTGGTTTTGAAGATTCAGGTGCTGTGCTTGATTCTAAAATAATAGAAGAGTTTATAAATGATGAAGATATGTTCGGACTTGCTGAAATGATGAATGCTCCGGGAGTATTATCTTGTGATAAAGAAGTATTAAAAAAATTGCTTGCTGCTATTAATGCTGATAAGATTATAGACGGACATGGCGTTATGCTTGGAGGAAAAACTGTAAATGCTTATAGGGCAGCTGGAGTTTATACTGATCATGAATGCGTATCCGCTAAAGATTTGAAAGCAAGAATAGCTAATGGAATGTATGTACTTTTGAGGCAAGGATCGGCAGCACAGAATTTAGCTTCACTTTTGCAGGGAGTTAATCAAAGCAATGCAAGAAGATGTGCAATGTGTACAGATGATAAGCATTTGGATCATATTATTGAAAACGGGCATATATCTCATAATTTGAAAATAGCAGTTGAACATGGTCTTGACGTATTTAATGCAATTGCTATGGCTACTATTAATGCTGCCGAATGTTACAGACTTAAAAATATTGGTTTAGTTGCTTCAGGATACAAGGCTGATATTGTTTTATTTAATGATTTGAAAGATTTCAAAACTAATAAAGTATTTATAGATGGAAAATTAGTTTCAGAAAATGGTAAGGCTTTGTTTAAAGTAGAAAAAGATGATTATAATGATAATATTTTCAATACTATAAACATTGCTCCTATAAAAGTAGAAGATATACAAATAAAATTAAAATCCGATGAGGCTAATGTCATAAGAATAGTTAATAAAGATTTAATTACAGAAAAGAGTGTTAGAATAGTAGGATTTGAAAATGGATATTTTAAATATAGAAAAAGTGTTGATATATTAAAATTGGTTGTTGTAGAAAGACATAAGGCTACAGGAAAAATAGGTTTAGGATTAATAGAAAATTATAAATTAAAAAATGGTGCTATTGCTACAAGTGTTTCGCATGACTCTCATAATATTATAGCTGTAGGCGACAATGATGAAGATATAATACTTGCAATAAAAGAAATAGAAAGGTGCTCCGGAGGAATAACCGTTGTAAAAAACGGAAAAGTTCTTGATACATTACAATTAAAAATAGCAGGAATCATGTCAGATGAATCTCCAAATGATATAGTAAAAAAAATATATTCCATGCATGAATTAGCCTATAATGAACTTAATGTTAATAGAGAAATAGACCCATTTATGACTTTATCGTTTATGGCACTTCCAGTAATACCGGAAATAAAACTCACTACAAGCGGCCTTTTCGATGTTAAAGAGTTTAATTTTATAAATGTAAGCATTTAA
- the mtnK gene encoding S-methyl-5-thioribose kinase, translating into MERFDSHFLMNTEDVKEYCKDVVKYFAKDEDLEAVEIGDGNINYVFKVTSKTTNKSIVVKQSDNFLRSSGRPLDVLRNKIEAEILKIEGSLSPNHVPKIFLYDEKMHALSMEDISEYKNMRKELMEEKTFDNFADEISLFLSNVLLPTTDLVMDRAEKKDNVKLFINKELCDITEDLVLTEPYYNYKNRNIISKGQEKFVEEFLYKNEKLKFDVCKLRDRFMNYAQALIHGDLHSGSIFINHKGIKVIDPEFAFYGPIGYDIGNVIGNLFFSLANKSYFSDNSNFLKWIKTTIEDTFDKVKISLNKKYDEIVTFDLYKNKYFKEYYIQSIISDSIGYAGTEIIRRTVGDSKVMEVSSVELSDKKLKMERTLIKTAIMLIENKDCIEEGKDLTKIFNFVYE; encoded by the coding sequence ATGGAAAGATTTGATTCTCATTTTTTAATGAATACTGAAGATGTGAAAGAATACTGTAAAGATGTAGTTAAATATTTTGCTAAAGATGAAGATTTGGAGGCTGTGGAAATAGGAGATGGAAATATCAATTATGTATTTAAAGTTACTAGTAAAACAACAAATAAATCAATAGTTGTAAAACAATCAGATAACTTTTTAAGATCTTCAGGAAGACCATTAGATGTTCTTAGAAATAAAATAGAGGCGGAAATATTAAAAATAGAAGGATCATTATCTCCTAATCATGTTCCTAAGATATTTTTATATGATGAAAAAATGCATGCTTTATCTATGGAAGATATATCTGAATATAAAAATATGCGAAAAGAATTGATGGAAGAAAAGACTTTTGATAATTTTGCTGATGAGATATCTTTGTTTTTATCTAATGTTCTTTTGCCTACAACAGATTTAGTTATGGATAGGGCCGAAAAAAAAGATAATGTGAAACTTTTTATAAATAAAGAATTATGTGATATTACAGAAGATTTAGTTTTAACTGAGCCGTATTATAACTATAAAAATAGGAATATTATTTCTAAAGGGCAAGAAAAATTTGTAGAAGAGTTTCTATATAAAAATGAAAAATTAAAGTTTGATGTTTGTAAGCTAAGAGATAGATTTATGAATTATGCACAAGCTTTAATTCATGGGGATTTGCATTCTGGATCTATTTTTATTAATCATAAAGGTATAAAGGTAATAGATCCTGAATTTGCTTTCTATGGACCTATAGGCTATGATATAGGAAATGTTATAGGAAACTTATTCTTCTCTTTGGCAAATAAATCTTATTTTTCTGATAATTCTAATTTCTTAAAATGGATAAAAACTACTATAGAAGATACTTTTGATAAAGTAAAAATATCACTTAATAAAAAGTATGATGAAATAGTGACTTTCGATCTTTATAAAAATAAATATTTTAAGGAATATTATATACAATCAATAATATCAGATTCTATTGGATATGCAGGTACTGAGATTATTAGGAGAACAGTTGGAGATTCTAAAGTAATGGAAGTTTCCAGTGTAGAATTAAGTGATAAAAAATTGAAAATGGAAAGAACATTAATAAAGACTGCTATTATGTTGATAGAGAATAAAGATTGTATAGAAGAAGGAAAAGATTTAACAAAAATATTTAATTTTGTATATGAATAA
- a CDS encoding Na+/H+ antiporter NhaC family protein produces MEEKNKGSFLGLIPLIVFLVIYMFSGLYTGSFENMPLMVGILIASGVALLLNNKKAEKKNFETRVDMYCEGGGEKTLILMVLIFILAGAFSGVASKMGAVSSIVNIGLSIIPPNLILPGLFIIGCILSFAMGTSMGTVSALMPIAIDIANKTDINMPLIAGVVVGSAMFGDNLSFISDTTIAATRTQEVSMKSKFQENILMVLPAIIVNFILLVFHPVGAIDLGNHSDFSIINIIPYITVIGLSLVGINVVITMSISVIVAMLIGIFNGSFTFVESFKIIHNGMLGMEDMAVIAIFVGGLVALMKYLGGIDWLLYTLSKNTKTSKGGELSIAALVSLIDVSTTNNTISIIAAGPIAANIADKFGISRKRTASILDLFSSAFNGISPFAGQLLVAGGLAKISPISIMPYVWYCILMIIFGIIEIIIGYPHFFKKNK; encoded by the coding sequence ATGGAAGAAAAAAATAAAGGAAGTTTTTTGGGATTAATACCATTAATAGTATTTTTGGTAATTTATATGTTTTCTGGCTTATATACTGGAAGTTTTGAAAACATGCCACTTATGGTTGGTATTCTAATAGCTTCTGGTGTAGCATTATTATTGAACAATAAAAAAGCTGAAAAGAAAAATTTTGAAACCAGAGTTGATATGTATTGTGAAGGCGGTGGAGAAAAAACATTAATTTTGATGGTTTTGATATTTATTTTAGCAGGTGCTTTTTCAGGTGTTGCTTCAAAAATGGGTGCTGTATCATCTATTGTTAATATTGGATTAAGCATTATACCGCCTAATTTAATATTACCTGGTTTATTTATTATAGGATGTATATTAAGTTTTGCTATGGGAACTTCAATGGGTACTGTATCTGCTTTGATGCCTATTGCTATAGATATAGCTAATAAAACTGATATTAATATGCCATTGATAGCTGGAGTAGTTGTTGGAAGTGCTATGTTTGGTGATAACTTATCTTTTATTTCTGATACAACTATAGCAGCTACTAGAACACAAGAAGTAAGTATGAAATCAAAATTCCAAGAGAATATATTGATGGTATTACCTGCTATTATAGTAAACTTTATATTGTTAGTATTCCATCCTGTTGGAGCTATAGACTTAGGAAACCATAGTGATTTTTCTATAATTAATATAATACCATATATTACTGTTATAGGTTTATCTTTAGTTGGTATCAATGTTGTTATTACTATGAGTATAAGTGTTATCGTAGCTATGCTTATAGGTATATTTAATGGCAGTTTCACTTTTGTAGAGTCTTTCAAAATAATTCATAATGGTATGCTTGGAATGGAAGATATGGCTGTAATAGCTATATTTGTAGGTGGTTTGGTAGCTCTTATGAAATATTTAGGTGGAATAGATTGGCTATTATATACTTTATCTAAAAACACAAAAACTTCAAAAGGCGGAGAGTTAAGTATAGCTGCTTTGGTTAGTCTTATAGATGTATCTACTACTAACAACACTATTTCTATAATAGCAGCAGGACCTATTGCAGCTAATATAGCAGATAAATTTGGTATATCTAGAAAAAGAACAGCAAGTATATTAGATTTATTCTCATCTGCTTTTAATGGTATATCACCATTTGCTGGACAATTATTAGTTGCTGGAGGATTAGCAAAAATATCTCCAATTTCTATTATGCCTTATGTTTGGTATTGTATACTTATGATAATATTTGGTATTATAGAAATAATTATAGGTTATCCGCATTTCTTTAAAAAAAATAAATAA
- the prmC gene encoding peptide chain release factor N(5)-glutamine methyltransferase has translation MNINNASIKYAKTLEKINNDYKISYIEAQTIIMHVLNINKTKLITEALRELTAKEINNIEELIKRRLNYEPISYIINKKEFYGFDFYVDNNVLIPRPETEELVDLVLDYTKDKNNVSICDIGGGSGNIAITLKKMFIEQNKNISVTAVEISSGAFEVIKKNAINILGDEKLINTINDNALIFTPQTKFDIIVSNAPYVALKDKDFLQKDLDFEPQNALYSGYDGLDFYKSFLNVIGKYLNYNGAFFFEIGYNQGEALIDICNNFNIKNVIVKKDLCGKDRFLVCESFYI, from the coding sequence ATGAATATAAATAATGCTTCAATAAAATATGCTAAAACTTTAGAGAAAATAAATAATGATTATAAAATTTCATATATAGAAGCACAAACTATTATAATGCATGTTTTAAATATAAATAAAACTAAATTGATAACTGAGGCATTAAGAGAGTTAACTGCAAAAGAGATTAATAATATAGAAGAATTAATTAAAAGACGTCTTAATTATGAGCCTATCTCTTATATTATAAATAAAAAAGAGTTTTATGGGTTTGATTTCTATGTAGATAACAATGTATTAATACCAAGACCAGAAACTGAAGAGCTTGTTGATTTAGTATTAGACTATACGAAAGATAAGAATAATGTCTCTATATGCGATATTGGAGGCGGAAGCGGAAACATAGCAATAACATTAAAAAAAATGTTTATAGAGCAAAATAAAAATATATCTGTTACAGCTGTTGAAATAAGCAGCGGTGCTTTTGAAGTGATAAAAAAAAATGCTATTAATATATTAGGTGATGAAAAATTAATAAACACAATAAATGACAATGCTTTAATTTTTACACCACAAACAAAATTTGATATAATAGTTTCAAATGCTCCTTATGTTGCTTTGAAGGATAAGGATTTTCTTCAAAAAGATTTAGACTTTGAGCCTCAAAATGCATTATATTCTGGATATGATGGGCTTGATTTTTACAAGAGTTTTTTAAATGTAATAGGAAAATATTTAAATTATAATGGAGCTTTCTTTTTTGAGATAGGTTATAATCAAGGCGAAGCATTAATTGATATTTGTAATAATTTCAATATAAAAAACGTAATTGTAAAAAAAGATTTATGCGGCAAAGATAGATTTTTAGTTTGCGAGAGCTTTTATATTTGA
- a CDS encoding HTH domain-containing protein — protein sequence MTYYEAAKRVLEQSDAPMRPNEIWEKACQLGYDKQIEETGRQNNPDFQMSKTPKFSIGSKIYSDIKYNPDTTIFVKIGKAKFFLKSKINNSNKNLDINSYEEYSEEIPENNTKKILEEDLHAPLTNYLYNMKIYSKTINANAANTNLKGKMKWGTPDMVGVTFKDYINKSVLNLFNNINIPTTEIYAYELKLSLTLANITEYYFQTLSNSSWANEAWLVAMEIDENDIDLIEELKRLNQSFGVGVIKLDYYNPEDSQIIFSAKKRPYLDIDTMHKLCCNREFQDFIDDVNEILTANDKSKNHIISGLINNRKFNRVK from the coding sequence ATGACATATTATGAAGCGGCAAAAAGAGTTTTAGAGCAAAGCGATGCCCCTATGAGACCAAATGAAATATGGGAGAAAGCTTGTCAATTAGGTTATGATAAACAAATAGAAGAAACTGGCAGACAAAATAATCCAGATTTCCAGATGAGTAAAACTCCGAAATTTAGTATTGGTTCAAAAATATATTCTGATATTAAATATAATCCTGACACTACTATATTTGTTAAAATTGGAAAGGCTAAATTCTTTTTAAAAAGCAAAATTAACAATTCTAATAAAAATTTAGATATTAATAGCTATGAAGAATATTCAGAAGAAATTCCTGAAAATAATACCAAAAAGATATTAGAAGAAGATTTACATGCTCCTCTCACTAATTATTTATACAATATGAAAATATACTCTAAAACTATAAATGCTAATGCTGCAAATACAAACCTAAAAGGAAAAATGAAATGGGGTACTCCTGATATGGTTGGTGTTACATTTAAAGATTATATTAATAAATCAGTATTAAATTTATTCAACAATATAAATATACCTACAACCGAAATTTATGCGTATGAGTTAAAATTGAGTTTGACACTTGCTAATATTACAGAATATTATTTTCAGACATTATCAAATTCTTCTTGGGCTAATGAGGCTTGGCTTGTAGCTATGGAAATAGATGAAAATGATATAGATTTGATTGAAGAGCTAAAAAGATTAAATCAGTCTTTTGGAGTTGGTGTTATAAAATTAGATTATTATAATCCTGAAGATTCTCAGATAATATTTTCTGCCAAAAAAAGACCTTATTTAGATATAGATACTATGCATAAACTTTGCTGTAATAGAGAATTCCAAGATTTTATAGATGATGTTAATGAAATATTAACTGCTAATGATAAATCAAAAAATCATATAATATCAGGCTTGATTAATAACAGAAAGTTTAATAGGGTTAAATAA
- a CDS encoding S-methyl-5-thioribose-1-phosphate isomerase: MERKDYDLPFLLRYENVAWYEDKKVRILDRRAYPTEIKFVECFSYEEVAKAIYDMVTQSAGPYTACSMGMVLAASQVENESEKKQIEFLTKASEVISNSRPTTANRYRLITERCLEVAKNALKNGKDVKEAIFEDAIASLNRRYTIMEEVSKYLVSLIPNNSSVLTQCFGETIIGMMCRTAKKVNKTFKAYCLETRPYFQGARLTSSCFFDSGIDVTVITDNMTAYVMNKGYVDIFTSAADSITRDGHIANKIGTFQAAILSEKFNIPYYVTGIPDKDKLKGEDIVIEERDPSLVLSYRGIKNTLDGVKGIYPSFDITPPRLISAIVTDKGIYSPYNLEEYFSSEVKDFY; the protein is encoded by the coding sequence ATGGAAAGAAAAGATTATGATTTGCCATTTTTACTTAGATATGAAAATGTAGCTTGGTATGAAGATAAAAAAGTTCGTATTTTAGATAGAAGAGCGTATCCTACAGAAATTAAATTTGTAGAGTGTTTTTCCTATGAAGAAGTAGCAAAAGCTATATATGATATGGTTACTCAAAGTGCTGGCCCATATACTGCATGTTCTATGGGAATGGTTTTAGCAGCAAGTCAAGTTGAAAATGAAAGTGAAAAAAAACAGATTGAGTTTTTAACAAAAGCTTCAGAGGTGATATCTAATTCTAGACCTACTACAGCAAATAGATATAGACTTATTACAGAGAGATGTTTAGAAGTTGCTAAAAATGCTTTAAAAAATGGTAAAGATGTAAAAGAAGCTATTTTTGAAGATGCTATAGCCTCTTTAAATAGACGTTATACTATAATGGAAGAGGTTTCTAAATATTTAGTTAGTTTAATACCAAATAATTCTTCTGTATTAACTCAATGTTTTGGTGAAACTATAATTGGTATGATGTGCAGAACAGCTAAAAAAGTAAATAAGACTTTTAAAGCTTATTGTCTTGAAACGAGACCATATTTTCAGGGGGCTAGATTAACTTCTTCATGTTTTTTTGACAGCGGTATAGATGTTACTGTAATAACAGATAATATGACTGCTTATGTTATGAATAAGGGATACGTAGATATATTTACTTCTGCTGCTGATTCTATAACTAGAGATGGCCATATAGCAAACAAAATAGGTACTTTTCAAGCTGCTATTTTATCTGAAAAATTTAATATCCCATATTATGTAACAGGCATACCGGATAAAGATAAATTAAAAGGCGAAGATATTGTTATAGAAGAGAGAGATCCTTCTTTAGTATTGTCTTACAGAGGAATAAAAAATACATTAGACGGAGTAAAAGGAATATATCCTTCTTTTGATATTACACCTCCTAGATTGATTAGTGCAATTGTTACTGATAAAGGAATTTATTCACCGTATAATTTGGAAGAATATTTTTCATCTGAGGTTAAAGATTTTTACTAA
- a CDS encoding restriction endonuclease, which translates to MENIYIYVFIFLLLLLFIIALYLFINNNIYRKNSKSIKNTINELNSRLLKNPNDYNAIYKLALIKDENGDILDALKKYEFLMSVNYFDDNEKIKMYKRMENICCELNYKEDTFKYDVIITNLEPTNIHYLIKVAYTLFNEKKYQFACNYFNKATMSRREFNIDELKAAVYSYYNIKNYEKVITFLEDLDKRIDKDSINFQNELIEIRKALIYMYLFTDKLQYATEYIEELLNNSSNLDKNLIIYYNRMYLFTLHKLGDKKKFKDVYRKIKSTLKTDELETIYEELIFDFGFYSYFLGYIEDAIKYFEVINKFSSNISKNYKLNEVLGYLYQVYRANLQVNKGNRKLDNVYEHEYYKDYIQKENLNEWENTVEIWENSFINFEYINTLVPKNNESSIDTENILLSLKISHNIKFDNKNKLSSNNSNNDIVDKIYNLTFSDFKKLCKNIVTNKLSYTIVQEFIDNPDDNIDEVDYLAYDNETGKYNLTFISIKRWHNTNVGELILRDFIVKVKDSGAKKGVLIVPVELTSSAKSYAIHSEIVTIYSRKQLNNLLKGTIF; encoded by the coding sequence ATGGAAAATATATATATATATGTTTTTATATTCTTATTATTATTGCTATTTATAATAGCATTATATTTATTTATAAATAATAATATTTATAGAAAAAATAGCAAATCTATAAAAAATACTATTAACGAATTAAACAGCAGGTTATTAAAAAATCCAAATGATTATAATGCTATTTATAAATTGGCTCTAATTAAAGATGAAAATGGGGACATTCTTGATGCTTTAAAAAAATATGAGTTTCTTATGTCTGTTAATTATTTTGATGATAATGAAAAAATTAAAATGTATAAAAGAATGGAAAATATATGCTGTGAATTAAATTATAAAGAAGATACTTTTAAATATGATGTAATTATTACGAATTTAGAACCGACAAATATACATTATTTGATAAAAGTAGCATATACGCTATTTAATGAAAAAAAATATCAATTTGCATGCAATTATTTTAATAAAGCTACTATGTCTAGAAGAGAATTTAATATAGACGAACTAAAAGCTGCGGTGTATTCCTACTATAATATAAAAAATTACGAAAAAGTAATTACTTTCTTAGAAGATTTAGACAAAAGAATAGATAAAGATTCCATTAATTTTCAAAATGAATTAATAGAAATAAGAAAAGCTTTAATATATATGTACTTATTTACTGATAAACTTCAATATGCTACTGAATATATAGAAGAGCTTTTAAATAATAGCAGCAATTTAGATAAAAATTTGATAATTTATTATAATAGAATGTATTTATTTACTTTGCATAAGTTAGGAGATAAAAAAAAGTTCAAAGATGTATATAGAAAAATAAAATCTACATTAAAAACAGATGAATTAGAAACTATATATGAAGAATTAATTTTTGATTTTGGATTTTACTCCTATTTTTTAGGTTATATAGAAGATGCTATAAAATATTTTGAGGTAATAAATAAATTCAGTTCTAATATATCTAAAAATTACAAGCTAAATGAAGTTTTAGGATATTTATATCAAGTATATAGAGCTAATTTACAAGTTAATAAAGGAAATCGTAAATTAGATAATGTTTATGAGCATGAATATTATAAAGACTATATACAAAAGGAAAATTTGAATGAATGGGAAAACACTGTCGAAATTTGGGAAAATAGTTTTATTAACTTTGAATATATCAATACTTTAGTACCAAAAAATAATGAAAGCTCAATAGATACAGAAAATATATTATTAAGCTTAAAAATAAGTCATAATATTAAATTTGATAATAAAAACAAACTAAGCTCTAATAACTCAAATAATGATATTGTAGATAAAATATATAATTTAACTTTTAGTGATTTTAAAAAGCTATGTAAGAATATAGTAACTAATAAACTTTCTTATACTATAGTACAAGAGTTTATAGATAATCCTGATGATAATATAGATGAAGTAGATTATCTTGCTTATGATAATGAAACTGGAAAATATAATTTAACATTTATTTCTATTAAACGTTGGCATAATACTAATGTCGGAGAATTGATATTAAGAGATTTTATTGTAAAAGTAAAAGATTCTGGAGCAAAAAAGGGAGTATTAATAGTACCTGTAGAATTAACAAGCAGTGCTAAGAGCTATGCTATACACAGTGAAATTGTTACAATTTATTCAAGAAAACAATTAAATAATTTACTAAAGGGCACAATCTTTTAA